GTCTGCGCAGCGGCGAAGAAGAGCTGCTGCTGCGGGTAAGGCTGCAGCCGGGACGGCCTAGGGTGAGGGTCAGGCGGCCCTCGCCCCGCTCGTCCGGGTGCCGCGCCATCGGATGAAAGGTTGGTTCATGTGAAACGGACACAGGTGGCAGCGCTCATTCTCGTCCTGCTCGTCGTCGGGGCGGTCGTGGCCATGAAGGCCAACCAGATGCAGGACAGCAACACGGTGCCCGAAGGGGCAACCTGTCCCACGGTCCCGAGCAGGAGCGACACCGGCTCACCACCGGCCCCGGCCCCCACGGCCCAGGAGTCGGCTGCATCGCTGCCGCGGCTGGTGGACCTCGGCTCCACCACCTGCATCCCCTGCAAGCAGATGGCGCCGATCCTCGAGGAGCTCAAGGTGGAGTTGCAGGGCAAGGTCGAGGTCGAGTTCATAGACATCGCCCAGAACCCGCAGGCGGCCGACAAGTACGCCATCAACGTGATCCCCACCCAGATCTTCCTCGACCAGACCGGCCAGGAAGCGTTCCGTCACGAGGGCTTCTACCCCAAGGCGGACATCCTGGCCCAGCTGGAGAAGATGGGCGTCAAGACCAACTAGGCCAACTGGAGGAGTGCCCCATGCTGCCAAGGCGCTTTGCTCTGTGTGCCGCTGCGGCCCTCTGCGCCGCCGGCGTGGTCGTGGCCCAGGGCGCGGTCAAGCTGCCGAAGCTGGTGGACCTGGGCTCCACCACCTGCCTCCCCTGCAAGCAGATGGAACCCATCCTCAAGGAGTTGAAGACCGAGCTGGCGGGCGTCGTGGACGTGGTGTTCATCAACGTCTACGCACAGCCGGAGATGGCCCGGGACTTCCGCATCGAGGTCATCCCGACCCAGGTCTTCCTCGGCGCAGATGGCAAGGAGCTGTTCCGCCACGAGGGCTTCTATGCCAAGAGCGCGATCCTCGCGAAGTGGCGCGAGTTGGGCGTGGCGGTGCCGCTCCCGGCGCTGCCCTCCGTCAGCCG
This genomic interval from bacterium contains the following:
- a CDS encoding thioredoxin family protein; amino-acid sequence: MKRTQVAALILVLLVVGAVVAMKANQMQDSNTVPEGATCPTVPSRSDTGSPPAPAPTAQESAASLPRLVDLGSTTCIPCKQMAPILEELKVELQGKVEVEFIDIAQNPQAADKYAINVIPTQIFLDQTGQEAFRHEGFYPKADILAQLEKMGVKTN